The following coding sequences lie in one Haematobia irritans isolate KBUSLIRL chromosome 3, ASM5000362v1, whole genome shotgun sequence genomic window:
- the LOC142231355 gene encoding uncharacterized protein LOC142231355: protein MERGRFLADMARKISYEGENMFDKNKFGFKYYREERMEPIPNETQTSFDVGAINSTLLKLRQYKGQMIEKVDSQSQSEEDDFHETDFDDSDYIPSDSSSNSELNITSECVQAMANVLESNMCNDNVSELDKIDLFTSNSSLKNGNKLKKNLGLQYVTYKNKTMPARKTQELGMCRLKCHTKINFEQQTNVFEAYWSLGEYNKRRQFLSNLIEVQTKKTKSVKMSETQKNRKFVYLYHFGIHGIKTRVCKQCFLKIFGETEQSVRTVCKSKTQDELPGVSQHDMRGKHDPAHKISIEKHNEVLEFINLIPKYQSHYSRRHTKKVYFQRGLNLSTLYTLYRNKISLPVSKSKFEEIFRTLDLKFKKPQLDLCTQCETLKAKIKNNKNDVEKSELSQQLTNHHNDLAYECKRNDKRLSMSDKSVKMCTFDLQQCLPTPYLSASIFFYKRPLWTFNFTIHDGATNKADCYIWHEGIAKRGANDIGSCIYKYLSELPYSVNHVILYSDSCPGQNRNSYVCAVFEKILQDHPSIQTIDHKFLIVGHTHLECDTVHAQIEKKKKNSSGSIQHPHDWANLIAATNKKYVVHELKQDDFYDFQAFLKQNFSWRTNNVTGEKFEWKMVRWMRYEKDKLGILQYKHSHTMEEKFKELNINQRRRKEQTASLTQSYTSDLPISMNKKRDLIEMLPLINENFHNFYQNLKTEGECSIEVDSDLDEIDNDE, encoded by the exons ATGGAGAGAGGTCGCTTCCTTGCCGACATGgcaagaaaaatttcatatgaGGGAGAAAACatgtttgataaaaataaattcggtTTCAAGTACTACCGAGAAGAAAGGATGGAACCCATTCCTAATGAAACACAAACTTCGTTTGATGTTGGGGCGATTAATAGCACTTTATTGAAACTTAGGCAGTATAAAGGTCAAATGATTGAAAAGGTGGATAGCCAGAGCCAAAGTGAAGAAGATGATTTTCATGAAACTGACTTCGATGATTCTGACTATATTCCTTCAGATAGTAGTTCCAATTCAGAACTGAACATAACATCCGAATGTGTTCAGGCTATGGCTAATGTTCTGGAGTCAAACATGTGCAACGACAATGTGTCGGAGCTCGACAAAATTGACTTATTTACTTCTAATTCatcattgaaaaatggaaacaaacttaAGAAAAACCTAGGGTTACAATATGttacgtacaaaaataaaactatgcCGGCAAGAAAAACTCAAGAATTAGGAATGTGCAGACTCAAATGCCatactaaaattaattttgaacagCAAACAAATGTTTTCGAAGCTTACTGGAGTTTGGGAGAGTATAATAAGCGCCGTCAATTCCTGTCAAACTTAATTGAAGTTCAAACTAAGAAAACAAAGTCAGTTAAAATGtctgaaacacaaaaaaatcgaaaatttgtatatttatatcATTTTGGAATCCACGGCATCAAGACAAGAGTATGCAAGCAATGTTTCCTGAAAATATTTGGCGAAACCGAGCAAAGTGTAAGAACTGTCTGCAAAAGTAAGACTCAAGATGAACTACCAGGGGTTTCTCAACACGACATGCGTGGAAAACATGATCCTGCTCATAAAATATCAATTGAGAAACATAATGAAGTTCtggaatttattaatttaattccgAAGTATCAAAGTCATTATAGTCGCCGGCATACCAAGAAAGTATATTTTCAGCGCGGACTTAACCTTTCAACATTGTATACCCTTTATAGGAATAAGATCTCGTTACCCGTTTCAAAGTCAAAGTTTGAAGAAATATTTCGCACTTTGGACTTAAAGTTTAAAAAACCTCAGCTAGATTTATGTACGCAATGTGAGAcattaaaagcaaaaataaaaaacaacaagaatgaTGTAGAAAAATCAGAACTTTCGCAACAGCTAACTAACCATCATAATGATCTCGCCTATGAATGTAAAAGAAATGATAAAAGACTTTCTATGAGTGATAAGTCCGTAAAAATGTGTACATTTGATTTGCAGCAGTGTCTGCCAACTCCGTATTTGAgtgcatcgatatttttttacaagCGTCCTTTATGGACTTTCAACTTTACTATCCATGATGGTGCTACAAACAAAGCTGACTGCTATATTTGGCATGAAGGTATTGCAAAACGAGGAGCAAATGATATTGGTTCTTGTATTTATAAATACCTTTCGGAACTACCATATTCAGTAAATCACGTTATTTTATATAGTGATTCGTGTCCTGGACAAAATCGAAACTCGTATGTCTGCGCAGTGTTCGAGAAAATCCTGCAGGATCATCCAAGTATTCAAACAATTGATCACAAATTTCTTATCGTAGGTCATACTCACCTTGAGTGTGATACAGTTCATGCACagatagaaaaaaagaaaaaaaattcttctggTTCCATACAACATCCACATGATTGGGCGAACTTAATAGCtgctacaaataaaaaatatgttgtccATGAATTGAAACAAGATGACTTCTACGACTTTCAAgcttttttgaagcaaaattttagttggagAACAAATAATGTCACAG GTGAGAAATTTGAATGGAAGATGGTGCGATGGATGCGATATGAGAAAGACAAACTTGGAATACTACAATATAAACATTCTCACACAATGGAGGAAAAATTCAAAGAATTGAATATAAATCAACGTCGTCGAAAGGAACAAACAGCATCATTAACCCAAAGTTATACCTCTGATCTGCCTATTTCAATGAACAAAAAACGTGATTTGATTGAAATGCTGCCATTGATcaacgaaaattttcacaatttttatcaaaatttaaagacTGAAGGAGAATGTTCAATTGAAGTAGATTCCGATTTGGACGAAATAGACAACgatgaataa
- the ac gene encoding achaete, which yields MALGSENMVYQPTATKFQYQKQTLHTPPREVLRTRNVNQRAIAPAPYTKPAMQRSSDGTLLDSNHPSVIRRNARERNRVKQVNDGFLHLRQHIPTAIVAEISNGRRGIGPGADKKLSKVDTLRMAAEYIRRLKKLIDDVDSCSDSSSVSSYGATSPASVTSSPSYESSTSGSPPPPCGSNQNQHQQPAHNMFYQQQTQFYTQPHHPSLSYAGSFQQQHLISPANSTSSSTYSSELYGAHQQSPQHYQSSAFEFANNNTPATTPIKFEPVSFDDYNHNSNSSSSAEDEELLDYISLWQDE from the coding sequence ATGGCTTTGGGTTCGGAAAATATGGTCTACCAACCAACagctacaaaatttcaatatcaaAAGCAAACATTACATACGCCACCACGTGAAGTCTTGAGGACGCGTAATGTCAACCAAAGAGCTATTGCACCTGCCCCCTACACAAAACCAGCCATGCAACGCTCAAGTGATGGTACCCTATTGGATTCTAATCATCCATCGGTTATACGCCGCAATGCCCGTGAACGTAATCGTGTGAAACAAGTCAATGATGGTTTCTTGCATTTACGCCAACACATCCCCACTGCCATTGTGGCGGAGATCAGCAATGGTCGTCGTGGCATTGGCCCTGGTGCTGACAAAAAACTTAGTAAAGTTGACACTTTGCGTATGGCAGCCGAATACATTCGCCGCTTGAAGAAATTGATCGATGATGTGGATAGTTGTAGTGATTCCTCAAGTGTCTCCTCCTATGGAGCCACCTCGCCTGCCTCGGTTACATCATCACCCTCCTATGAGTCCTCAACCAGTGGATCACCTCCACCACCATGTGGATCCAATCAAAACCAACATCAACAGCCTGCTCATAACATGTTCTATCAACAACAAACCCAATTCTATACACAACCTCATCATCCTTCATTGAGCTATGCTGGAAGCTTTCAGcaacaacatttaatttctcccGCCAATTCCACGTCCTCATCCACTTATTCCTCGGAATTATACGGCGCTCATCAACAGTCTCCCCAGCACTATCAATCATCTGCCTTTGAATTTGCCAACAACAATACACCAGCCACCACACCAATTAAATTCGAACCAGTATCATTCGATGATTATAATCACAACAGTAATAGTTCCTCATCGGCTGAGGATGAAGAGCTTTTGGACTACATCTCCCTGTGGCAAGATGAGTAA